A part of Nocardioides sp. WS12 genomic DNA contains:
- a CDS encoding carboxymuconolactone decarboxylase family protein: MSDSVDPARRAAGKEIWARVMGTDPGDPGDPLREATIDFVAAEVYSRPGLSFRDRRLISLTAAAGVGAIGAIRAHLRAAIESGDLSPDELREFVLQFAVYQGWPRASVVNQALREVIAEREGVP; the protein is encoded by the coding sequence ATGAGTGATTCCGTCGATCCGGCCCGCCGCGCCGCGGGCAAGGAGATCTGGGCCCGAGTGATGGGAACCGACCCCGGAGACCCGGGCGATCCACTCCGGGAGGCGACCATCGACTTCGTCGCTGCTGAGGTGTACTCCCGTCCCGGGCTGAGCTTTCGGGATCGACGCCTCATCAGCCTGACCGCTGCCGCCGGAGTCGGCGCTATTGGTGCGATCAGGGCGCATCTGCGTGCGGCAATCGAGAGTGGGGACCTGTCGCCTGACGAGCTGCGTGAGTTCGTGCTGCAGTTCGCGGTGTACCAGGGCTGGCCACGAGCCTCAGTCGTGAATCAGGCTCTCCGAGAGGTTATTGCCGAAAGGGAAGGCGTCCCGTAG
- a CDS encoding enoyl-CoA hydratase/isomerase family protein: protein MNAYSQFDGLGTELDESGVLTITFDAPGLNAVTPEVHGQIADIWPVIDRDPDVRVVVVQGAGKGFSSGGSFELLKGMIDDYDMRARTMREARDLVYNVINCSKPIISAIHGPAVGAGLVVAMLADISIAGRKAKIIDGHTRLGVAAGDHAAICWPLFAGMAKAKYYLLTCEPLSGEEAERIGMVSLCVEDDQVHQRAREVAATLAAGAPTAIQWTKYSLNNWYRHAGPIFDASLGMEFFGFGGPEVREGLAAHLEKRQPKF from the coding sequence ATGAACGCATACAGCCAGTTCGACGGCCTCGGTACCGAGCTCGACGAGAGCGGTGTCCTCACCATTACCTTCGACGCACCGGGGCTCAATGCAGTGACGCCCGAAGTGCATGGCCAGATAGCGGACATCTGGCCCGTCATCGATCGGGATCCGGATGTTCGGGTCGTCGTGGTTCAGGGCGCGGGCAAGGGATTCTCCTCCGGCGGCAGTTTTGAACTGCTCAAGGGGATGATCGATGACTACGACATGCGCGCGCGGACCATGCGCGAAGCACGCGACCTGGTCTACAACGTGATCAACTGCAGCAAGCCGATCATCTCGGCGATCCACGGCCCCGCGGTAGGTGCAGGACTCGTGGTAGCGATGCTGGCGGACATCTCGATTGCTGGCCGCAAGGCCAAGATCATCGACGGCCACACCCGCCTCGGAGTGGCGGCTGGTGACCATGCAGCCATCTGCTGGCCCCTTTTCGCGGGAATGGCCAAGGCCAAGTACTACCTGCTGACCTGCGAGCCGTTGAGTGGGGAGGAAGCTGAGCGGATCGGCATGGTGTCGCTGTGTGTCGAAGATGACCAGGTGCACCAGCGCGCTCGCGAGGTTGCCGCCACTCTGGCGGCTGGAGCGCCGACCGCGATCCAGTGGACCAAGTACAGCCTCAACAACTGGTACCGCCATGCGGGCCCGATCTTCGACGCGTCCCTCGGCATGGAGTTCTTCGGCTTTGGCGGACCGGAAGTCCGCGAAGGCCTCGCCGCCCACCTTGAGAAGCGTCAGCCGAAGTTCTAG
- a CDS encoding 3-oxoacyl-ACP reductase family protein, which produces MKETNDMANTGLAGRVVMVTGAAGGIGRALCSAFAEENALVAACDLNAEGAEAVAKELRELGVQAIGQQIDVANGDSVRAGVAAITAELGPIDVLVNNAGIDKIEPFVESTEETWRRIIDVNLIGSITCAREVLDSMIDLGRGRIITISSDAGRVGSSGEVVYSGTKGGVIAFSKALARETARKGITVNCVCPGPTDTSLLNQIAERSQKMYDGLARAVPIGRIGQPEDIAPAVVFLAGDGASYITGQTLSVSGGLTMS; this is translated from the coding sequence ATGAAGGAGACGAACGACATGGCGAACACTGGACTGGCGGGACGCGTGGTCATGGTGACCGGCGCGGCGGGTGGGATCGGGCGTGCGTTGTGCTCGGCTTTCGCCGAGGAAAACGCACTGGTCGCTGCCTGTGATCTGAATGCCGAAGGCGCCGAGGCGGTAGCCAAGGAGCTTCGTGAACTGGGTGTCCAGGCAATTGGTCAGCAGATCGACGTTGCCAACGGCGACAGCGTACGCGCGGGCGTGGCTGCGATCACGGCAGAGCTCGGCCCGATCGACGTACTCGTCAACAATGCCGGAATCGACAAGATCGAACCGTTCGTCGAGAGCACGGAAGAGACGTGGCGTCGCATCATCGATGTCAACCTCATCGGATCGATCACCTGTGCACGCGAGGTCCTGGATTCCATGATCGACCTCGGTCGAGGGCGGATCATCACCATCTCGTCTGACGCAGGACGCGTCGGATCATCGGGCGAGGTCGTCTATTCCGGCACCAAGGGTGGCGTCATCGCCTTCAGCAAGGCGCTTGCCAGGGAGACGGCGCGCAAGGGGATCACGGTCAACTGTGTATGTCCTGGCCCGACCGACACGTCCCTGCTCAACCAGATCGCCGAACGAAGTCAGAAAATGTACGACGGCCTGGCTCGCGCGGTGCCGATCGGACGGATTGGTCAGCCGGAGGACATCGCCCCTGCCGTTGTGTTCCTGGCCGGCGACGGGGCGAGCTACATCACCGGCCAGACGCTGTCGGTCAGCGGCGGCCTCACGATGAGCTGA
- a CDS encoding thiolase family protein, with translation MPSTTSFLYSSIRTPFGRFGGALSAVRPDDLAAHAISALLETTPGLHGGSIGEVVWGCANQAGEDNRNVGRMAALLAGVPTEVPATTVNRLCGSSLDAAIHASRLIETGDADIALAGGVESMTRAPWVLPKPVRAFPAGDLLAPSTTIGWRLVNPSMPAEWTASLGECNERLADQTGISRDRQDEFAAASHQRAAAAWDAGFYDDLVALVPGVDLDRDESIRPATTESTLSALKPSFRETGTITAGNASPLNDGASALLIGSEAASAAIGRAPLARIAGRGVAANEPPMFGIAPVLAAERALKRAGITWSDVAAVELNEAFAVQSLACIDQWGVNPEIVNAKGGAIAIGHPLGASGGRVLGTLAKRLVESGDRWGVAAICIGVGQGLAVVLENVS, from the coding sequence ATGCCCTCGACTACCTCCTTTCTCTACTCGTCGATCCGAACCCCCTTTGGACGATTCGGTGGGGCCTTGAGCGCTGTCCGACCGGACGACCTCGCGGCGCACGCCATCTCAGCACTCCTGGAGACCACCCCGGGCCTCCACGGAGGCTCCATCGGGGAGGTGGTGTGGGGCTGCGCGAACCAGGCCGGAGAAGACAACCGGAACGTCGGACGGATGGCAGCCCTGCTTGCCGGTGTCCCCACTGAGGTTCCTGCGACCACGGTCAACCGCCTGTGTGGTTCATCCCTTGATGCCGCCATCCACGCTTCGCGGCTGATTGAAACCGGCGACGCGGACATTGCCCTGGCCGGCGGTGTGGAGTCAATGACCCGTGCTCCTTGGGTCCTCCCGAAGCCGGTACGTGCGTTCCCGGCCGGTGACCTTCTGGCACCATCGACCACGATTGGCTGGCGGCTCGTCAATCCATCCATGCCTGCTGAGTGGACAGCCTCGCTGGGCGAGTGCAACGAACGTCTGGCAGACCAGACGGGAATCTCGCGGGACCGGCAGGACGAGTTTGCGGCCGCGTCGCACCAGCGAGCTGCAGCCGCTTGGGACGCTGGCTTCTATGACGACCTCGTTGCGCTAGTCCCAGGCGTGGATCTCGACCGGGACGAGAGCATTCGCCCCGCAACGACGGAGTCGACGTTGTCCGCGCTCAAGCCCTCATTCCGCGAGACTGGCACCATCACCGCAGGGAACGCCTCGCCGCTCAACGATGGCGCCTCGGCCTTGCTCATCGGGAGCGAAGCTGCTTCAGCCGCGATCGGGCGCGCTCCGCTGGCACGGATCGCAGGGCGTGGTGTCGCAGCCAACGAACCGCCGATGTTCGGCATCGCTCCGGTCCTCGCAGCCGAGCGCGCTCTGAAGCGAGCGGGCATCACGTGGTCCGACGTCGCGGCTGTTGAGCTGAATGAGGCATTTGCCGTCCAATCCCTGGCATGCATCGATCAGTGGGGTGTCAACCCGGAGATCGTCAATGCCAAGGGGGGAGCGATCGCCATTGGCCACCCGCTCGGCGCTTCCGGCGGGCGCGTGCTCGGCACCCTCGCCAAGCGGCTGGTCGAGTCCGGAGATCGCTGGGGAGTCGCGGCCATCTGCATCGGTGTCGGCCAAGGGCTCGCGGTCGTCCTGGAGAACGTCTCCTGA
- a CDS encoding acyl-CoA dehydrogenase family protein, protein MDFGYTPEQKALEQVAREFVSSVCPPERAKEWDEQGTLPPELFKGFADMEWLGIPFPVEAGGGGGGAIELAILAEELGRASLDVSMCFTGTIINSLCVFEHGTDAHRELLAQEAFDGKIRFAVSMSEPDSGSDVAALRTRAERDGGDFVLNGQKMWCTGAGLPGTQIVMYVRTGEGDKKHDGISAILVDPSSPGVEMHQTPTLARHILGTYELYLSDVRVPVDNLIGPLDGGWKVMLTNLELERAMMSGAYVGVAQATLDEMLAYSKQRTQFGRQIGNFQALAHRMAALQVDIDAARLLARRAAWMVSAGIPCSREAAMAKYKGSETYVAAARLGMQVLAGHGFSTESVMSFRWRESIVATISGGTSEIQLNGIARSMGLRSY, encoded by the coding sequence GTGGACTTCGGCTATACCCCCGAGCAGAAAGCCCTCGAGCAGGTTGCTCGCGAGTTCGTCTCTTCCGTCTGCCCACCCGAACGCGCGAAGGAGTGGGACGAGCAAGGCACGCTGCCTCCCGAACTTTTCAAGGGATTCGCCGACATGGAGTGGCTCGGCATCCCCTTCCCCGTTGAAGCAGGCGGTGGCGGAGGCGGTGCCATCGAACTTGCGATTCTCGCCGAGGAGCTTGGCCGGGCCAGCCTGGACGTGTCGATGTGCTTCACCGGGACAATCATCAACAGCCTTTGTGTCTTCGAGCACGGGACCGATGCGCACCGTGAGCTCCTTGCTCAAGAGGCCTTCGACGGCAAGATCAGGTTTGCCGTGTCGATGAGCGAACCCGACAGCGGGTCGGACGTCGCTGCGCTACGAACGCGAGCGGAGCGCGATGGTGGCGACTTCGTCCTCAACGGTCAGAAGATGTGGTGCACGGGTGCCGGGCTCCCGGGCACCCAGATCGTCATGTACGTACGAACCGGCGAGGGCGACAAGAAGCACGATGGCATCAGCGCCATCCTTGTCGACCCTTCGTCGCCGGGTGTCGAAATGCACCAGACGCCGACCTTGGCGCGCCACATCCTCGGCACCTACGAGCTCTACCTCTCCGATGTGCGTGTTCCCGTCGACAACCTGATCGGTCCCCTCGACGGCGGCTGGAAGGTGATGCTGACGAACCTCGAACTCGAGCGGGCGATGATGAGCGGTGCCTACGTCGGGGTCGCGCAGGCGACGCTCGATGAAATGCTCGCCTACTCGAAGCAGCGCACCCAGTTCGGCAGGCAGATCGGCAATTTTCAGGCACTGGCCCACCGGATGGCTGCACTGCAGGTCGACATCGACGCCGCTCGCCTTCTGGCCCGCCGCGCTGCCTGGATGGTGTCGGCAGGAATCCCCTGCTCGCGGGAGGCAGCGATGGCCAAGTACAAGGGATCAGAGACATATGTCGCCGCCGCCCGGCTCGGCATGCAGGTGCTCGCTGGCCACGGGTTCTCCACCGAGAGCGTCATGAGCTTCCGTTGGCGTGAGTCGATCGTGGCCACCATCTCCGGCGGCACGAGCGAGATCCAGCTCAACGGGATCGCGCGGTCCATGGGCCTGCGCAGTTACTGA
- a CDS encoding cytochrome P450, which translates to MTQSEVVPTVSDLARNFDHTNPHMADQLYEVMSEMREQCPVARSEALGGFWAVSRYEDVKAVALDTDRYKSEPNGDHIPRVRGQHNQIPNEIDAPRHPKFRRFLLSHFNPKAMAPWRATIEQITRDTLAPHLAKGELDLVADFSVPVPAIALGMLLGLPEADWPRFEHLSSSVLQLAAQGDMEAVMRVAGEIDGYLREAVMSRRGKEGDDLLTKVANVEIDGELLEEQELAGICSTLLQAGHPTTISAAKNIFAILATDAELRKQLIADPSLIPSAVEESLRFDAPVTCLSRTVDGDAKLGDAEVSDGDIVLMLWGSANRDDSVFERPDEFVLERPNINHHLTFGAGVHRCVGEHFARLELNAMVETVLREIPDFELVEGTEIQRMPGITREIVALPVTFKAH; encoded by the coding sequence ATGACGCAGTCCGAGGTAGTGCCGACGGTTTCCGACCTGGCCCGCAACTTCGACCACACCAACCCCCATATGGCCGACCAATTGTACGAGGTCATGAGCGAGATGCGTGAGCAGTGCCCGGTGGCGCGCAGCGAGGCCCTGGGTGGCTTCTGGGCCGTCTCCCGTTACGAGGACGTCAAGGCGGTCGCGCTGGACACCGACCGCTATAAGTCCGAGCCCAACGGCGACCACATCCCGCGAGTTCGGGGCCAGCACAATCAGATTCCCAACGAGATCGACGCTCCGCGGCACCCCAAGTTCCGTCGCTTCCTTCTCAGTCACTTCAACCCCAAGGCCATGGCTCCGTGGCGTGCAACCATCGAGCAGATCACCCGTGACACGCTCGCGCCTCATCTGGCCAAGGGTGAGCTCGATCTCGTCGCTGACTTCAGCGTGCCCGTACCTGCGATCGCGCTCGGGATGCTCCTCGGGCTTCCCGAAGCGGACTGGCCGCGATTCGAGCACCTGAGCAGCTCAGTCCTTCAGCTCGCCGCTCAGGGCGACATGGAGGCTGTCATGAGAGTCGCAGGGGAGATCGACGGCTATCTCCGCGAGGCCGTGATGAGTCGCCGCGGCAAGGAGGGCGACGACCTCCTGACGAAGGTCGCCAACGTGGAGATCGACGGCGAGCTCCTCGAGGAGCAGGAGCTCGCGGGCATTTGCTCGACGCTGCTTCAGGCCGGGCACCCGACGACGATCTCGGCCGCGAAGAACATCTTCGCGATCCTCGCCACGGATGCTGAGCTGCGCAAGCAGTTGATCGCGGATCCGTCGCTCATTCCCAGCGCGGTTGAGGAGAGCCTTCGGTTCGACGCACCGGTGACGTGCCTGTCGCGAACCGTTGACGGCGACGCGAAGCTGGGTGACGCGGAGGTGAGTGATGGTGACATCGTCCTCATGCTCTGGGGCTCCGCGAACCGCGACGACTCTGTGTTTGAGCGTCCCGATGAGTTCGTCCTCGAACGGCCGAACATCAACCACCACTTGACGTTCGGCGCCGGCGTCCACCGTTGCGTGGGAGAGCACTTCGCTCGACTGGAATTGAACGCGATGGTTGAGACGGTGCTGCGTGAGATCCCCGACTTCGAGCTGGTGGAGGGCACCGAGATCCAGCGGATGCCGGGCATCACTCGCGAGATCGTGGCGCTGCCAGTGACATTCAAGGCGCACTAG
- the fabG gene encoding 3-oxoacyl-ACP reductase FabG: MGLLEERSVVVTGSARGLGLAMAERLAAEGASVVISDIDEAALKDAETRLRDSGLSVCAKAANVTDEDAVEALIQHCVSTFGKIDVIVNNAGITRDSVMRKMSLADFRTVVDVHMTGAWLGTKFAAQQMRDQGHGGSIVNISSMSGKVGNVGQTNYSAAKAGLIGLTKASAKEAARYGVRVNAVQPGLIRTAMTDAMPPDVLAAGVSQIPLGRIGEPVDIANAVLFLASDLSAYMTGCTLEVHGGRSM, from the coding sequence ATGGGACTTCTGGAAGAACGCTCTGTGGTTGTCACCGGATCTGCCCGCGGCCTGGGCTTAGCAATGGCTGAACGCCTCGCCGCCGAAGGCGCGAGTGTCGTCATCAGCGACATTGACGAGGCCGCGCTCAAGGACGCGGAAACTCGGCTGCGCGATAGCGGCCTCTCTGTGTGCGCCAAGGCAGCCAACGTCACCGATGAGGATGCTGTCGAGGCGCTCATCCAGCATTGCGTATCCACGTTCGGAAAGATCGATGTCATCGTCAACAACGCAGGTATCACGCGGGACAGCGTGATGCGCAAGATGTCGCTGGCGGACTTCCGAACCGTGGTAGACGTGCACATGACAGGGGCCTGGCTCGGCACCAAGTTCGCAGCGCAACAGATGCGCGACCAGGGTCATGGTGGATCGATTGTCAACATCTCGTCGATGTCAGGCAAGGTCGGCAACGTCGGCCAGACCAATTACAGCGCGGCCAAGGCCGGGCTCATTGGTCTCACGAAGGCTTCCGCGAAGGAGGCCGCCCGCTATGGAGTGCGCGTCAACGCCGTGCAACCCGGCCTGATCCGGACTGCGATGACCGACGCGATGCCTCCGGACGTTCTCGCGGCCGGCGTGTCACAGATCCCGCTCGGCCGGATCGGCGAGCCAGTCGACATCGCCAACGCCGTCCTCTTTCTCGCGAGTGACCTTTCGGCCTATATGACCGGTTGCACGCTCGAGGTCCACGGCGGCCGCAGCATGTGA
- a CDS encoding NDMA-dependent alcohol dehydrogenase: MQSRAAVMWESGNQWSVEDIELDPPKRGEVMVRIVGSGLCHSEEHVVTGDLPFALPMIGGHEGAGVVEAVGPDVDTLTPGDHVVFSFLPSCGRCPSCATGHANLCDLGAQLGAGRQILDGTSRHHARGTDLGLMCLVGAFAEHTVVNEASCVKIDPDVPLDKACLLGCGVVTGWGSAVYAGGVKPGDTVAVIGVGGIGINAVQGAAMAGASQVFAIDPVAFKLDQAKVFGATHTSPSVEEAAEIIGQATAGRMADKVIMTMGVGSGEMVGAALAMTAKRGRVVVTNIHPAAEMQFTMSGLDLTLMEKEIVGCLFGSASARVVIPQLLDYYARGQLKLDELVTRTYALDDVNQGYEDLRQGKNLRGVITF, from the coding sequence ATGCAGAGCAGAGCAGCCGTCATGTGGGAAAGCGGCAATCAGTGGAGCGTCGAGGACATCGAACTGGATCCCCCGAAGCGCGGTGAGGTGATGGTCCGCATCGTGGGTTCCGGACTGTGCCACTCCGAAGAGCACGTCGTAACGGGGGACCTTCCGTTCGCGCTCCCGATGATTGGCGGGCACGAAGGTGCCGGCGTGGTCGAGGCGGTCGGTCCGGATGTCGACACGCTCACGCCGGGCGACCACGTGGTGTTTAGCTTCCTGCCGTCTTGTGGGCGTTGTCCCTCCTGTGCGACGGGGCACGCCAACCTCTGTGACCTCGGTGCGCAACTCGGCGCCGGCCGCCAGATCCTCGACGGCACGTCGCGCCACCACGCTCGAGGCACTGATCTTGGACTGATGTGCCTGGTCGGCGCCTTCGCCGAGCACACCGTCGTGAACGAAGCCAGTTGCGTCAAGATCGACCCGGATGTGCCGCTGGACAAGGCGTGCCTCCTCGGGTGCGGAGTCGTGACAGGTTGGGGCTCTGCCGTGTACGCGGGTGGGGTGAAGCCCGGCGACACCGTCGCGGTGATCGGCGTCGGCGGAATCGGGATCAACGCAGTCCAGGGTGCGGCCATGGCTGGTGCATCCCAGGTGTTCGCGATCGACCCGGTTGCCTTCAAGCTGGATCAGGCCAAGGTGTTCGGTGCCACCCACACGAGCCCGTCCGTTGAGGAGGCCGCCGAGATCATCGGTCAGGCGACGGCCGGCCGCATGGCTGACAAGGTGATCATGACGATGGGCGTCGGAAGCGGCGAGATGGTCGGCGCGGCACTCGCCATGACCGCGAAGCGGGGTCGGGTGGTCGTGACGAACATCCATCCTGCCGCCGAGATGCAGTTCACGATGAGCGGACTGGATCTGACGCTCATGGAGAAGGAGATCGTCGGGTGCCTGTTCGGGTCCGCCAGCGCCCGGGTGGTCATCCCGCAACTTCTCGACTACTACGCCCGCGGCCAACTGAAGTTGGACGAGTTGGTAACGCGGACCTACGCCCTCGATGACGTGAACCAAGGATACGAAGATCTCCGGCAGGGCAAGAACCTGCGCGGCGTCATCACCTTCTGA
- a CDS encoding acyl-CoA dehydrogenase family protein — MDQADLNAILSEARRFIREVAVPAEPEIDEKNAIPETLRAQAADMGFFGFAIPEEYGGLGLTMHGEAQLVFELGYTSPAFRSMFGTNNGIAGHVLLEGGTEEQKQRYLPRLASGEWIAAFGLTEEDAGSDPSVLKTTAVRDGDHWIINGTKRFITNAPVAEVIMVFARTTPDVPASKGISVFYVPVDTPGLTVGPPDSKMGQSGALTADVMLDNVRVPASDLIGEEGRGYTTAMRCLAHGRLHIAALCVGLSQRLVDESVEWATTRHQGGSVIAEHQLIQALIADSQTELMAARALVLQAAAAYDDGTDKKMGPACAKYFASEAVGRIADRAVQIHGGSGYMRGVAVERFYRDVRLFRIYEGTSQIQQLVIARQLIRNAQSKGA; from the coding sequence ATGGACCAGGCAGATCTGAATGCAATCCTGAGCGAAGCGCGCCGCTTCATTCGAGAGGTGGCAGTGCCCGCCGAGCCAGAGATCGACGAGAAGAACGCAATCCCGGAAACGCTCCGCGCTCAGGCTGCCGACATGGGCTTCTTCGGGTTCGCCATTCCGGAGGAGTACGGCGGCCTCGGACTCACGATGCACGGCGAGGCGCAGCTCGTCTTCGAGCTGGGCTACACCAGTCCGGCGTTCCGCTCGATGTTCGGAACCAACAACGGCATTGCGGGGCATGTGCTGCTCGAGGGCGGAACGGAGGAGCAGAAGCAGCGCTACCTCCCGCGGCTCGCCAGCGGAGAGTGGATCGCGGCGTTCGGCCTCACCGAGGAGGACGCGGGTTCTGACCCGAGTGTTCTCAAGACCACGGCGGTCCGGGACGGCGACCACTGGATCATCAATGGCACGAAGCGGTTCATCACGAATGCCCCGGTGGCGGAGGTGATCATGGTGTTTGCCCGGACCACGCCAGACGTGCCCGCCAGCAAGGGCATCTCCGTATTCTACGTTCCTGTCGACACCCCCGGTCTCACTGTCGGCCCCCCTGACAGCAAGATGGGCCAGTCGGGCGCATTGACGGCGGACGTCATGCTGGACAACGTCCGCGTACCGGCGAGCGACCTGATCGGCGAGGAAGGTCGTGGATACACAACGGCCATGCGGTGCCTCGCTCACGGCCGCCTTCACATCGCGGCGCTTTGCGTCGGCCTGTCGCAGCGCTTGGTCGACGAATCGGTCGAGTGGGCGACGACCCGGCACCAGGGCGGGTCGGTTATCGCGGAGCACCAACTGATCCAGGCACTCATCGCGGACTCGCAGACGGAGCTCATGGCGGCACGCGCTCTCGTACTCCAGGCGGCCGCTGCCTATGACGATGGAACCGACAAGAAGATGGGTCCTGCGTGCGCGAAGTACTTCGCGTCAGAGGCGGTCGGGCGGATCGCTGACCGTGCCGTCCAGATCCATGGAGGTTCGGGCTACATGCGCGGCGTCGCCGTCGAGCGGTTCTACCGAGACGTGCGCCTGTTCCGGATCTACGAAGGCACGAGCCAGATCCAGCAGCTCGTCATCGCGCGCCAGTTGATCCGGAATGCCCAGAGCAAGGGCGCTTGA
- a CDS encoding FAD-dependent oxidoreductase, with the protein MTFVIDRGCCKDAACIPVCPVQCIRPRPEDPDFTTAEQLYIDPAVCIDCGVCMNECPVDAINSEWDLPDGLEDYLDINAGYFEANPITKSEPPKPVRRELDAAHLALNVAIVGSGPAACYAAAELARISNVKVSVFDRLPTPFGLVRSGVAPDHSKTKRVAERFNAVLGLPNVRCFFNVEVGNDVSIEELLEHHHAVLWAGGADDDRSLGIPGEDLAGCHSGREFVAWYNGHPDHANHRFQLDGERVVVIGNGNVALDVARILAQPVDMLVKTDIALHSIDALTRSNVVDVVVAARRGPEHAAYTTGELLALDRIERVALLAQADEVGGAPTDPRSNDEHRAAAVAAAAVRSPAEEDRTITLRYGLSPVSINGTDAVESVTFSRGNGELETIATSLVLRAVGYRGRAVAGLPFDEVAGTFPHRGGSIYDPQSGEDVAGLYCTGWIKRGANGMIGSNKVDAVETVESILTDLASGRLPDPIHDLEHLQRLLAERQPDVVDKAGWARIDKSERRLGREAGRNRTKFVSTADLLASSRL; encoded by the coding sequence GTGACGTTCGTCATCGACCGTGGATGCTGCAAGGATGCGGCATGCATCCCCGTGTGTCCGGTCCAGTGCATCCGGCCGCGGCCGGAGGACCCGGACTTCACCACGGCCGAGCAGCTCTACATCGATCCGGCTGTCTGCATCGATTGCGGCGTCTGCATGAACGAATGTCCGGTCGACGCCATCAATTCAGAGTGGGACCTGCCCGACGGTCTCGAGGACTACCTCGACATCAACGCCGGCTACTTCGAGGCCAACCCGATCACCAAGAGCGAGCCGCCCAAGCCGGTCCGCCGTGAGCTCGATGCAGCACATCTGGCGCTGAATGTCGCGATTGTCGGGTCAGGTCCGGCTGCGTGCTACGCGGCTGCCGAACTTGCACGGATCAGCAACGTCAAGGTGTCGGTGTTCGACAGGTTGCCGACGCCGTTCGGGCTCGTCCGGAGCGGGGTCGCACCTGACCATTCCAAGACCAAGCGAGTCGCCGAGCGATTCAACGCTGTCCTCGGCCTGCCGAACGTGCGTTGCTTCTTCAATGTCGAGGTCGGGAATGACGTCTCGATCGAGGAGTTGCTTGAACACCATCACGCGGTGCTCTGGGCAGGAGGCGCTGATGACGACCGAAGCCTGGGAATCCCGGGGGAGGACCTGGCTGGGTGCCACTCGGGGCGCGAGTTCGTGGCTTGGTACAACGGGCATCCGGACCATGCGAACCATCGGTTCCAGCTCGACGGCGAGCGCGTGGTCGTGATCGGGAACGGCAACGTGGCCCTGGACGTTGCACGGATCCTCGCTCAACCCGTCGACATGCTGGTCAAGACCGACATCGCTCTGCACAGCATCGACGCGCTCACTCGCAGCAACGTCGTGGACGTGGTCGTTGCTGCACGCCGTGGGCCGGAGCATGCCGCCTACACGACCGGCGAGCTGCTTGCTCTGGATCGCATCGAGCGGGTGGCGCTGCTGGCGCAGGCCGACGAGGTTGGCGGTGCGCCGACAGACCCGCGCTCCAACGACGAACACCGAGCCGCGGCTGTCGCGGCGGCGGCCGTGCGTAGTCCGGCCGAAGAGGACCGTACGATCACGCTCCGATATGGGTTGTCGCCGGTTTCGATCAACGGCACCGATGCGGTGGAGTCGGTCACCTTCTCCCGCGGCAACGGTGAGCTCGAGACCATAGCAACCTCCTTGGTCCTGCGAGCCGTCGGCTATCGCGGCCGCGCTGTCGCGGGACTGCCTTTCGACGAGGTCGCCGGTACGTTCCCGCATCGAGGGGGCAGCATCTACGACCCGCAATCGGGAGAGGATGTCGCCGGCCTGTACTGCACCGGATGGATCAAGCGGGGCGCCAACGGAATGATCGGCAGCAACAAGGTTGATGCCGTGGAGACCGTCGAATCGATCCTCACTGACCTTGCCAGCGGTCGGCTTCCAGACCCGATTCACGATCTCGAGCACTTGCAGAGGCTCCTGGCCGAGAGGCAGCCCGACGTCGTCGACAAGGCCGGCTGGGCGCGCATCGACAAGAGCGAACGCCGGCTGGGTCGGGAAGCCGGTCGGAATCGAACAAAGTTTGTCAGTACGGCTGATCTGCTGGCGTCTTCGCGTCTGTGA
- a CDS encoding VOC family protein — protein sequence MDANYFHVAIVVESLEKSREAFKRTMGLEFTEPSTVELNVALDGEVAQRTLQVSFSTAHRPYIELIQRTETPWDQLGLNHVGAWCEHPESEVAAIVEQGGRIVTRRVHPDGTPLGFIYIEMPGGGVIEVVDSARKADMQAIMGPDVRVI from the coding sequence ATGGACGCCAACTACTTCCACGTCGCGATCGTGGTGGAGTCCCTCGAGAAGTCCCGGGAAGCCTTCAAACGCACGATGGGACTCGAGTTCACCGAGCCGAGCACCGTTGAGTTGAACGTCGCCCTGGACGGCGAGGTCGCCCAGCGCACGTTGCAGGTCTCGTTCTCCACGGCACATCGTCCCTACATCGAGCTGATCCAGCGAACCGAAACACCGTGGGACCAACTCGGTCTCAACCACGTGGGCGCCTGGTGCGAGCACCCCGAATCCGAGGTGGCCGCGATCGTCGAGCAGGGCGGACGAATCGTGACGCGACGCGTGCACCCGGACGGAACACCGTTAGGTTTCATCTACATCGAGATGCCGGGCGGAGGCGTCATCGAGGTCGTCGACAGCGCCCGAAAGGCCGACATGCAGGCGATCATGGGTCCGGACGTCAGAGTCATCTGA